The Pecten maximus chromosome 14, xPecMax1.1, whole genome shotgun sequence genome includes a region encoding these proteins:
- the LOC117341580 gene encoding zinc finger protein 354C-like, with protein sequence MSQKVKSLAVFQKLEDHMGSAIQEDIPEQKGGSNCVYDTNVSASESVDASSHVKIGTESSFPLAHTPVKRKRGRPRKDLTNKENKDNETKSDSVSIPATISNDKRRYGLRGVKLSSVIMRAEKGIGDNVEEKIYQTSAIKTEIKTEIDAGETLVSEPVSTVPAAEAVIELAKSNNIDEEQDKDTVNGEGSPDNEWTPKRKPGRPRKKFKLDSPRKVRKVIDLGDNIPVYKRRQRNNVRSKSCKYCDKKFCDYTGVDCHVRRWHQKEKDVDEYLEKLKELKVETCRICNTRCTDRIQLQIHENRFHFRNETVKCKVCNKMYKNVQSLRNHTLAVHGVKGQPHLCHHCPAKFKWAMTLKQHIEEIHEGKMNIVCKVCNKRFARKAQLTRHERIHGSDESKRLVCPTCGKGFWYECNYQRHIRIVHGPVKENFHCSYCGKGFNLKSAMVSHVQKVHLNIYPFRCPQCKIGMGRRKLLEDHMAQAHNMSDIQVLSAQRGRFKYGRNSEDLFYCSHCSLSFCYKTKMVEHMHIDHGTEFPFMCEHCCQGFLEKHFLVNHLKKAHGSTQEEESISTPTQSEDTLQQERTVQDVGDNTEQQADDCVEYSESVEVTEVETGDTLAEAASVLLEVASGNNTIHYVQLQEDGETAVVSQELSSLLLAAEQSLQLSEAGEVELSTSDGQTLTYIPQGVSIGVGDLQTVSSNIVIDNVHMETEVCSNDVEISDDNIKFSSIEMDTPSNSVETSSSTVDC encoded by the exons ATGTCACAGAAGGTAAAATCACTTGCAGTTTTTCAGAAGTTAGAAGATCATATGGGAAGTGCAATTCAGGAGGATATACCAGAACAAAAAGGGGGAAGTAACTGTGTATATGACACAAATGTCAGTGCAAGTGAATCAGTGGATGCCAGCTCCCATGTTAAAATCGGAACAGAGTCGAGTTTTCCTCTTGCACATACACCAGTCAAAAGGAAGAGAGGAAGGCCGCGTAAAGACTTAactaacaaagaaaacaaggaCAATGAAACTAAATCTGACTCTGTTTCAATCCCTGCTACAATTTCCAATGACAAGCGTCGCTACGGTCTGAGGGGAGTTAAACTTTCATCTGTGATTATGCGTGCTGAAAAGGGCATAGGTGACAACGTAGAAGAAAAGATTTATCAGACATCAGcaattaaaactgaaataaaaactgaaattgATGCAGGAGAAACTTTAGTATCAGAACCTGTTTCTACAGTACCAGCTGCTGAAGCTGTGATTGAGTTAGCAAAAAGCAACAATATTGATGAAGAGCAAGACAAGGACACTGTCAATGGTGAAGGTTCACCTGATAATGAATGGACACCGAAAAGGAAACCAGGAAGGCCTCGCAAAAAGTTCAAACTTGACTCACCTCGCAAAGTAAGAAAGGTCATTGATCTAGGGGACAATATTCCAGTGTATAAGAGAAGGCAGAGAAATAATGTTCGAAGTAAATCATGCAAATATTGTGACAAAAAATTTTGTGATTACACCGGTGTAGACTGTCATGTGCGACGTTGGCACCAAAAGGAAAAAGATGTTGATGAATACTTAGAAAAACTTAAGGAACTTAAAGTTGAAACATGTCGTATTTGTAACACAAGGTGTACAGATCGTATTCAGCTACAAATACATGAGAATAGATTTCATTTTAGAAATGAAACGGTtaaatgtaaagtatgtaataaaatgtataaaaatgtcCAAAGCCTCCGAAATCATACCCTGGCTGTACATGGGGTGAAGGGGCAGCCACATCTGTGCCATCACTGTCCTGCCAAATTTAAATGGGCAATGACCTTGAAACAGCACATCGAGGAAATACATGAAGGAAAAATGAACATTGTCTGCaaagtgtgtaacaagaggtttGCAAGGAAAGCCCAGCTTACCCGACATGAACGAATCCATGGATCGGATGAATCAAAACGTCTAGTTTGTCCAACATGTGGAAAGGGATTCTGGTATGAGTGTAATTATCAGAGGCATATCAGAATAGTACATGGACCGGTGAAGGAAAACTTCCATTGCTCGTATTGTGGAAAAGGATTTAACCTTAAGAGTGCGATGGTGAGTCATGTTCAGAAGGTCCACCTCAATATATATCCATTTCGATGTCCTCAATGTAAAATAGGGATGGGGCGAAGAAAACTTCTAGAGGATCACATGGCTCAGGCGCACAACATGTCCGATATCCAAGTCCTCAGCGCGCAGAGGGGAAGGTTTAAGTATGGACGCAACTCTGAAGATCTCTTCTACTGCTCTCACTGTAGTCTCAGTTTCTGTTATAAAACCAAAATGGTTGAACACATGCATATAGACCATGGGACAGAGTTCCCATTCATGTGTGAACACTGTTGTCAGGGCTTCCTGGAAAAACACTTCCTAGTCAACCATCTAAAGAAGGCGCACGGCTCGACACAGGAGGAGGAATCCATATCTACCCCAACACAGTCCGAGGATACACTCCAACAGGAGAGAACTGTCCAGGATGTTGGTGACAATACAGAACAACAG GCAGACGACTGTGTTGAGTACAGCGAGTCAGTGGAAGTTACTGAGGTGGAGACCGGAGACACCTTGGCAGAGGCAGCCTCTGTCTTGCTTGAGGTTGCTAGCGGTAACAACACTATCCACTATGTTCAGTTACAAGAGGATGGGGAGACTGCAGTCGTGTCGCAAGAATTGTCCAGTCTCCTTCTGGCTGCTGAACAGTCGCTTCAGCTGTCCGAGGCAGGTGAAGTGGAACTGAGTACGTCTGATGGGCAAACACTGACCTATATTCCACAGGGGGTCAGCATTGGTGTTGGAGATCTCCAGACTGTCAGCTCCAATATTGTCATAGATAATGTTCACATGGAAACTGAAGTCTGCTCAAATGATGTTGAAATCTCCGACGATAACATCAAATTTTCTTCCATTGAAATGGACACTCCTTCCAACAGTGTTGAAACATCATCCAGTACTGTGGATTGTTGA
- the LOC117341582 gene encoding integral membrane protein GPR180-like yields the protein MYCYRMTYQIYIIFFLSIFNFVFENNAKTILGSVSTAASQKEWGQFITTFCFHGDALLNYTLNTTGSTPPKLYLFLNEDWRDALLTTSDCRHKLSKSRAVYELKGTNGSITISHYKQPRLWNILYADAYTCDVERPLFPGESPNYIAYKIQLFNPDALGNPTEHFGDDETGLLRFYQMLILAYFVIGCIFVPRLHETLKKGGPMQLVLILLTLSTGLQALGAFTMMIHLQWYSKDGSGSPFLGLLAEFVDVLSQFAMLYMLLSLSLGWTLGTSYRFSHLQMITKKPAARIVGVMGVIQALLFMWEQYADREHRMYHAQRSYGGLALVFLRILLAALFAWNLQSTVASERSALRREFYKSFTKCCMLWFLCYPVIVVVSWLLYEYLRFKMITMGVVLCQCFAVAMLYKLFLSRSLYWEISALSSTLPLRIDKNFGIKAYS from the exons ATGTATTGCTATAGAATGACTTaccaaatatacattattttctttCTGTCTATTTTTAATTTCGTTTTTGAAAATAATGCCAAAACCATATTGGGTTCTGTCTCGACAGCTGCGTCTCAGAAAGAATGGGGCCAGTTTATCACCACCTTTTGTTTCCACG gTGATGCCCTACTGAATTACACTCTAAACACTACCGGTAGCACACCACCTAAGCTGTACCTGTTCCTCAACGAAGACTGGCGTGATGCTCTCTTGACCACATCTGACTGTCGACACAAATTGTCCAAGTCCAGGGCTGtgt ATGAACTGAAGGGCACCAATGGCAGCATCACGATATCTCACTACAAACAGCCTCGTCTGTGGAACATTCTGTACGCAGATGCCTACACCTGTGATGTTGAAAGGCCCCTGTTCCCTGGAGAGTCTCCAAACTACATCGCCTATAAAATACAGCTGTTCAATCCTGATGCTCTGGGCAATCCAACAGAACACTTCGGTGATGATGAAACAG GGCTGCTGAGGTTCTACCAGATGTTGATTCTGGCCTATTTTGTGATTGGCTGTATATTTGTTCCTCGCCTACACGAGACGCTGAAGAAGGGTGGCCCTATGCAGCTTGTGCTCATCCTACTGACCTTGTCTACAGGACTTCAGGCTCTGGGAGCCTTCACCATGATGATTCATTTACAGTG GTATTCTAAAGATGGTAGCGGCTCACCTTTCCTGGGACTGTTAGCAGAAT TTGTGGACGTGTTGTCTCAGTTTGCTATGCTGTATATGTTGCTGAGCTTGAGTCTGGGCTGGACCCTAGGTACCTCCTACAGGTTCTCACATCTACAGATGATCACCAAGAAACCGGCCGCCCGGATCGTAGGGGTCATGGGGGTCATACAG GCTTTACTGTTTATGTGGGAGCAGTATGCTGACAGAGAACACCGAATGTACCATGCACAGCGGAGCTATGGCGGCCTGGCTCTTGTCTTTCTCCGTATTCTGCTGGCTGCTCTGTTTGCCTGGAACCTTCAGAGCACTGTGGCCTCAGAAAGAAGTGCCCTGAGAAGAGAATTTTACAAGTCCTTTACTAAG TGCTGTATGCTGTGGTTCCTTTGTTATCCGGTCATTGTCGTGGTTTCCTGGTTATTATACGAATACCTTAGATTCAAG ATGATAACGATGGGCGTGGTGCTATGTCAGTGTTTTGCGGTGGCCATGTTGTATAAATTATTTCTGTCCCGGAGTCTGTACTGGGAAATATCAGCTCTGTCCAGTACCCTGCCTCTGAGGATAGATAAAAACTTTGGCATAAAGGCGTACTCCTGA
- the LOC117342572 gene encoding RNA-binding motif protein, X-linked 2-like, with translation MNPLTNIRNTQELNKRELELGLIGKKSWHDKYKDSAWVFLGGLPYDLTEGDVICVFSQYGEVVNVNLVRDKQSGKFKGFGFLCYEDQRSTVLAVDNLNGFNILNRTIRVDHVEGYRQPKEHGDEDDVTQKLRAEGCAPKVEEEEEEDDEEDEFVVPVKKEKKEKHKKSKKKKEKKKKKKKDKSAKSDSSDSEEESTDDDKKDVQVKTEKVDRGYDKAINNSGWNRGERDGAPSGGSRPNKHKTGDRFNERLGEKGPRDRERKYDDERGGRDRKTEERTNERGRGQDRDEWGQGRDRYDEREKGRDDRKRYRTDDRQTDNRKRYHEDRHRSNDRYRDSDGDYRRDR, from the exons AAACATAAGGAATACCCAGGAGTTAAACAAGAGGGAGCTAGAACTTGGACTTATTGGAAAGAAATCATGGCATGACAAATACAAAGATAGTGCCTGGGTATTTTTAGGAGGCCTTCCGTATGACCTGACCGAGGGGGATGTCATCTGCGTATTTTCACA ATATGGTGAAGTGGTGAACGTCAATTTGGTGCGGGACAAACAGTCGGGAAAGTTcaaaggctttgggttcttgTGTTACGAGGACCAGCGCAGCACAGTGTTGGCAGTGGATAATCTAAATGGATTTAAC ATATTGAACAGAACCATTCGTGTCGACCATGTGGAAGGCTACCGACAACCTAAAGAACACGGAGATGAGGATGACGTAACACAAAAGCTGCGGGCAGAGGGATGTGCACCCAAGGTGGAAGAAGAGGAGGAGGAAGATGATGAGGAAGATGAATTTGTTGTGCcagtaaaaaaagaaaagaaag aaaaacacaagaaatcaaagaaaaagaaagaaaagaagaaaaagaagaaaaaagacaaAAGTGCAAAATCAGACTCGAGTGACAGTGAGGAAGAATCAACCGATGATGATAAAAAAGATGTACAAGTAAAGACAGAGAAGGTGGACCGCGGGTATGATAAGGCTATCAATAACAGTGGCTGGAATCGGGGCGAGAGGGATGGAGCGCCATCTGGTGGTAGCAGGccaaacaaacataaaactgGTGACAGATTTAATGAAAGACTGGGAGAAAAGGGGCCTAGAGATAGAGAGAGGAAATATGACGATGAAAGGGGTGGGAGGGATAGAAAGACTGAAGAAAGGACAAATGAAAGAGGCAGGGGACAAGACCGGGATGAATGGGGACAGGGAAGGGACAGATATGATGAGAGAGAGAAGGGAAGAGATGACAGGAAAAGATATAGAACTGATGATCGTCAGACAGATAACAGGAAAAGATATCATGAGGATCGACACAGATCAAACGACAGGTATCGCGACAGTGATGGTGACTATAGGCGAGACAGATGA